AGGCATCAAAGGAGCCTCTTGTCCAGGTCCATGGTAATTCGGCAATACTTCTTGTAGTCTCATAAACCGCGGTATTTTCATTTAAAGCTGCTAAGTAAATTCCATCCATAATAGGAGCTAAAACATTATGCCCATGTAAGCCAAAGAACCAGAAAAGTTGTACCAAGAAAGCTAATAATATAACGCTTCCGGCACCTTGAGAAAGTCCCATTAAAGGTTGTTGTACATATGTAGAAATTAAATTATTCAAAGGTATTCCTGATAACTTATAAACACCGTAGGCTACTATTGAAGAAGCATATATTGCTATAAGTCCTGGTATAATAGCTGCAAATGCTTTGTTAACAGCAGGTGGAACACTCTCAGGTAATTTAATCGTTAGATTTTTCTTAGTTAACCAAATATAGATCATTGTTGAAAGAAATCCAATAGCCAAAGCGGTGAATAAACCGGTTGCTCCAACATATGATAGTTGAATAGCTCCTAAGCCGCTAGCTTCCATGAGAGTAGTTCCATCATTTTCTGTAATGGTTAACCCTATATCCTTAAGAACATTTACTGCTTCATTACTTGCTCCACTAATATCCGAAGAAATAGTTGCAATTTGTGGAATAGTGGCAATAAATGATGAAAAAGCAATAATACCACCAGATAGACCATTTACTTTATATGCAACTGATAAATTATAACCTAGTGTAAATACAAAGAATAAGGCCATAATGGTAATCGTTCCAAAATATACATAGCCATTTATATCTATAAGTGGTTGGACTGTATTTACAAAATTATCCCAGCCTAAATTAGTCGGTATATCTCTAAAGAACACATTTAATAAGACTGCAATTGATCCAGCCATAGTAATTGGCATCATTGCTACAAATGAGTCACGAATTGCTACCAAGTGCTTTTCAGAGCCTATTCGTCCGGATATCTCCATAAATTTATCTTGAAAACTCATTTTTATCCCCCATCACTTTATCTTCACTTTCAATAGCTCTATCCGCTATATAATCAAGCCTGTTTTCTATATTCTTTTTTAGCCTCTTTTTCATAAAAGGAAGTAATAATTTATAGTTGATTTTTGTAAAGAAATCTATATCTTCTAATTTTTCATTATAGGTCACACCAATTGAATTACTATCTTTTTCTTCAATTGAATAAGTGATCACTTGGCTTCCTCTATTTGACTTAATTAAACTTTCGTATATTTTAAATGGTTCAAATTTTGTTATTTCAACTCTTGCCTGATTAGCATTATTCTTACCAAAGTTTTTTATGTATTTTAATCCTTTTAGAGACTGGTCAGAAGGAAAAATTTCTCCTGTATTCACCTCAAAATCATTGATTGCTAATTTTTTCAGCTCCAAAAAGAAAGCTTCAGCCGTTATATGGTATATTCTCTCTACTTGCATGACACCCACCTAGTTAGCTTCCTGAGCTTTTCTTTCATAGACTTCGACAATTTCTTTAGCGAGATCAATAAAAGTGATAGCTGTCATTAAATGGTCCTGTCCATGAATCATTAATAAATTGATATCCAATTTTTCTCCTTGCGCTTCTGCCGTTAGAAGACCAGTTTGAGATTTATGAGCAGTATTTAAAGAGACAGTTGCTTCTTTAAATTTTTCTTCTGCCAAGATAAAATTATTTTTTTTGGCAGCCTGTATAGCTTCAATAGCCTTTCCTTTAGCATCACCTGAATACATGATCAATCCCATGATGTCTTGTAGATATTGTTCATCGCTCATTTGCTACTTCTCCATTAATTCAATAGCTGCATTGAGAACTTTTTCCCCATTCATGGTCCCATAGTCTTGCATATTAATAGAATCCACTTTTAATTTGTCTCCGTATGCTTTTTCATATTCATTCTTCATAAACTTCACTTGAGGGCCAACTAGTAAGACATCAATATCTTTATTAGCAACATTCTCCTCTACTTCAGAAAGTGGTATAGCAAAAATATCAAAATTTTGGTCCAGTTTTTCTGCTGCTTTTTGCATTTTAGTGACTAATAAACTTGTAGACATTCCAGCATTACATACGAGCATAATCGTTTTCATATATATACCTCTTTCTTATTACAAACTTAAAATTTTTAGCATTATATTTTTAAAATCATTATAGTTATTAATGTTTAGAAGCTCATCTTCAAGGCTCTTATTTTCTATAATCTTTGCTAAGGAATTACTTACTTGCCTCATATTTTTATTATTGGTAATCGAAGGAGACAATAAAAAGATAAATCGTATATTAGGGTTTTCGCTATCCCAATATAGGCCCTTTTTTATAATCGCTACTACAATTTTTTCATCTTTAGTTAAAGGCTTTGTCGGATGTGGAATAGCTAATATATTATTAAAGATAATAGGCCC
This genomic stretch from Aerococcus mictus harbors:
- a CDS encoding DUF3284 domain-containing protein — translated: MQVERIYHITAEAFFLELKKLAINDFEVNTGEIFPSDQSLKGLKYIKNFGKNNANQARVEITKFEPFKIYESLIKSNRGSQVITYSIEEKDSNSIGVTYNEKLEDIDFFTKINYKLLLPFMKKRLKKNIENRLDYIADRAIESEDKVMGDKNEFSR
- a CDS encoding PTS sugar transporter subunit IIB, coding for MYMKTIMLVCNAGMSTSLLVTKMQKAAEKLDQNFDIFAIPLSEVEENVANKDIDVLLVGPQVKFMKNEYEKAYGDKLKVDSINMQDYGTMNGEKVLNAAIELMEK
- a CDS encoding PTS sugar transporter subunit IIC, with the protein product MSFQDKFMEISGRIGSEKHLVAIRDSFVAMMPITMAGSIAVLLNVFFRDIPTNLGWDNFVNTVQPLIDINGYVYFGTITIMALFFVFTLGYNLSVAYKVNGLSGGIIAFSSFIATIPQIATISSDISGASNEAVNVLKDIGLTITENDGTTLMEASGLGAIQLSYVGATGLFTALAIGFLSTMIYIWLTKKNLTIKLPESVPPAVNKAFAAIIPGLIAIYASSIVAYGVYKLSGIPLNNLISTYVQQPLMGLSQGAGSVILLAFLVQLFWFFGLHGHNVLAPIMDGIYLAALNENTAVYETTRSIAELPWTWTRGSFDAYCQMGGSGVTLALILAIFFFSKREEYKTVSKLSFPMGVFNINEPMIFGIPIVLNPLFVIPWLIIPPICAGIAYFATAVGWIPPVFLAVPWITPPGLYAYLATGGSIGAALVSLFNMFIAFLIYIPFVLNANKVKTVEEEE
- a CDS encoding PTS lactose/cellobiose transporter subunit IIA, with product MSDEQYLQDIMGLIMYSGDAKGKAIEAIQAAKKNNFILAEEKFKEATVSLNTAHKSQTGLLTAEAQGEKLDINLLMIHGQDHLMTAITFIDLAKEIVEVYERKAQEAN